Part of the Cydia fagiglandana chromosome 2, ilCydFagi1.1, whole genome shotgun sequence genome, TCTTTAAATTGACAAAACCTTGATTACAAATCGCCTTATTTCAATACAAAAAAGGAAGTGAAACATCCTTGTCCTTAGTGTAACGTTTGAtagaatggggttggcaactgtcaaaagtTTTCATAGATGGCGCCAGCTTTGGTTACCCCTGTTTTTAtgcaacttaataaaataaacattgtcacTAAGTATTGGTAGGATTGATAGAAAAAACCTATGCCGGCGCCGTCTGCAAAAACATTCGAACGGCCGCACCTGTTACACGAGTATGCATAGTAGGATTTGCGTTATTAAACTTAAAAGCATACCAGATGGCGAAGAGGGGCTCTCGGCGTTGCTGAGCAGCTCCCACTTGAGCTGGAGCCTCCGGAACTTGCCGCCCGAGTGCCCGCTGGCGGCCGCGCTCTGCCCGCTGCTCGCCGACCCTGGCCGCCACTCCTCGCCGCTGCATTCCAGCTGTAACAAACCCATACACCATTATAAATTAGcctaaaggctgatttagacgattttagttacattgcggactgatggttacgtccaattcaaccgacctatcaaaacccgcaatgtaatgaaactcgcatgcgagttctcgcatcgtctaaattaTGTAACAACTAATCGCCTGATTGGCGTAAaagtgtaaaatattaatatatgatataatattgatttaataaaaagtttataatattgaGTGCACCTGTTAAAAGTACGTATATAACATATAAGTACATGTTGTATGTAGGCACAAGGAGTAAAACGAATGGTGGACTTGTCTGGTTCGTTCAACCGTAATGCGTGGAGCAGTATCCAGGTGGGACCAACGACAGGTAGTTATATTTTTGGCTTCTAACACGATAAGGCATTGAACTTTGAAATGTAATTGAAATCTGAGTGCTACACGCCACTGCTACAACGAATAAGTCGAACAATACCAGTGACTGTAATACCAGTTTACCCAATTAACGAAAAAAATTagttaagtaataaaataaatttatttcgtTAAGTAATTGCCATTAGTACGAGtatgatattatttttaaattggatAACCATGGCAATATGATAATGATATCCATGTGCCTGTCACCGTAGCCCCGTTAACTTAGGAATATTAGTTTTACAGATTACATAGGAAAGTAAAAAATAACTGTTATTCTAATCACGTGttacattataataaataataataacacaaaAATTATAGTGCTCAACAcaacttaaaatataaatgaataaaatatgcAAAAAATGGTTAAAAGCTGTAAAGCGTTCCTGCAAAACAAAAACAACCAGAAAACGAATGAAAACAAAACGAAGAAAACGCGAATCTACGACACGAAGCACACTGAGGTAGAGCTCCGCCGTTACCTTGgagtcggcggcggcgggccgCGCGGGCCTGTTGGTCTCCAGGCTGTCCGTGTAGTCGTCGCTGTCGTCGAACACGAGCCGGTCGAACGCCTGCATCAGCTTCGAGCCCAGCTGCACGCCGGACCAGCGCCGGTTATTCTCTAACTCTATCCTGCTGTTGTTCGGACACAGATCGTATCCGATCGGCGAAGGATTCACGCAGGAGCGTGGTCTGTTTTTCTCGACCGCGGTCTTTACGTTAGCGGAGTCGTTTAGAAGGTCCGGGGTAGACGGCTCCTTATTTTTTGGCTCTTTGTGCCTCATGATGACGCTAGTCTGGCAATCGTCGCTCGAAAGCCCGCTCGATTGCATGGAGCGTACTAGTTTCAGCAAGTTCCGCTGGTTCAGTGTTAGTGGTGGAGTGTTAATCGAGGTAGGCTGTTAAATACACCAAAGACTTTTAGCATCATGCATCATGCCATCCGCGTCGACGTGAACGACCTTCGAGGCCGACACACGTGAAACGTAAGCAGGGCCTTATTTGCATTTTATGAAAGCTGTGCACGAACGAAATGCCAAAAGTTATCTGTTCACAGACTTGAGTGTATTTTCGTGAGTCGTAAGCACAtgcaataaacaataaaatgcAAATAAAGCGATGTCTCCCTTTGCGGCAAGTCTGTTAGCAGTAGAGTGAATTGATTCGTAGGTAGACACGACAATATTGTACCATACACGATTTCAAGCTAACATGGTCGCTATTATAACTAACGTAACGTAACTCACGTTACGTACCTCAAAATTAACTgtagttaaaatatttattgcaaAAATATTGATTTGCTGATTAGTGTATAAGTGCTTGTAAGAAATAACAAGACTCTATAAGTAAGCAACCACTTAGCTGTAAAcgaatatttacaaaaaatcaCCATAATTAGTTCGTTAGAGTGATAAGAAATAGGTTTCTTCAAATTATCCGAGAATAtatatttcaaaaatcggtACTGACTAGGGGATTTACCTACCTTGCGTGGCTAAATGAATGAAAGGGGCGATAATGGTAATAGATCATGCTCGATGAACGTCATAAAACTGTGTGAAGCAAAGATAGGCATTTGTTTCGAGACTGTACGTATGGAAATATGTGATTTCTTTTTACTCTAACGAGTGGAATTATATCTACAGCAGCGTATAGCGATCTGTGAGCTGGAATGGCACAATCTCCTAAATATTTCTATCAGGTATCCCTCGGTATTCACGCGCGGCGACGATTCTCAGCGATGAGTAAACGATAAAACCAAGTAACGTAACTCACCCGACTAGCGGCGCGCATGTCGCTCTCGATCTTCTTGAAGCTGCGGTGCAGCTCGCGCATCTCGAACATGAGGTCGAGCGAGAAGGGTAGCAGACGCAGCGGCTCCAGCGCGGCCTGCAGCGAGTCCAGCAGCGCGCGGCAGCGCGGCGACTGCACGCCCGCCAGCAGCAGCGAGTCCGCGTTGTAGGCTTTGCTCAACACCGACTCTCGCGTGCGCACGTACGATACCCACGCGTCCACCGATTGAGCGCTGAACAAAAAACCGTACACTATGTTAAAAAGGTACgaattcaaattttaaaaattaaaagatTATTTTACATACAAGGCTGATCGGGAACTGTAGGAATGTACTAATCCTAAGAACTCCTAactgtataaataataatataagtattatagACTTTTTGCGGGAAATTTGCAGAAAATCTCTTTGGCCAAGAACATGCTACGTTTGAAACAAAACTTGAGAAGAAGCATAAAAAAATGGATGTCTATTTGATCTCATTTTGTAATCACTCGTTCTTGCATCATGGTCATACTTGTGGCTCGATCAGTACCTAACCATTTATTAGTTAAGATGCCGCTTCAGGACAAATCGTATAATATTGTGAACACTGTACAACAACTCACTTTAATAGTCCCAGAATAAAGGCGTTGAATTTAACCAGCCCCTCAGTGACAGCATCTTCACTATTGATCCTCAACACCAGCTCGTTCAAGGACTTCGTTATTGGACCTTGCCTTGCTGTAGTCTCCACCATTTGCCATACGGAGTTGTTTACGGCTCCGAAGGAGGTTTCAATGTTCTCCTTAAGCCCATCTCTGAAAACAGCGTACAATGCCGGGCATAGGGCATTTAGGGCGATTTTGGCGCAAGCTGGAGACTGTTTCGAGTCACCCAGGAAAGCCAGTTCGGCTTGGTCAGTGGCCGAAGAGAAGTGTTGAATCAACATTTCCACCGCGTCCGTCACGTTTGAGACCAAGGCtgaaaaaaagaaacataattTCAAAAACGTAATGTCTTTTAGTTcaaatgtcattaaaatatcTGAAACATGGTAATTTGACGACGAATCCAAATCCTTACCTCTCTTTTGTGATAAATCAATTAAGTCGTATTTTCCTCTGCTATCGTGGTGCAAGGGGCTGCTGAATTCGTCTGGGCTTATTTCAGCTTCTTCACAAATTGGTATCTCCGCCAAATTTTTACCCttgaaaagtaaataattaagtaaCCGACATCTCAAGATAGGTATAATGAATATAATGTGTGAAATGAATTAGTGAACGATATAAACAGCCCAATAAAATTAGCCAGTTTAAATTTCAGGCAAAATAAAGACAACAGGCGGGTGGTGACAAAAAAGAATGTGAATAAATAAAGACATAACATAAGTTTGGCAAACCGCAAAGAAACATAAAAGAACCAAAGGTACTCACAGAAATCAATAGGCAATGATGTCGACAAACTATTTATAGACAAAAATGATACCTGATATAGTCTTTGTGAAATTACAGCAGAAATATTAGGTGAGTTAGGCGGTGTGGTGAGACTGGCTACTTTCAGCTCTTCCATTGCCTTCACTTGGGTTGTTTGAGTTTCGGGCTTGGCCTCAGACTTATGGGCAAAACTAACAGATTTTTTGCTATTGCAGCTACTGCCGCTAGAATCTGTGGACCTTTGATTTTCTTCCTGAGAACGTTTCATTTGCAGAAACTTGGTAACCTGATTTCTTACCTTTTGGACTTGATTTTGGTCCCATTCGTCCATATTTTGGCAATTAAAGCCACTTAATTTCAAAAACTCTTCTAATTGTTGTAAATCAGCGCTGCTGATCAAAGCGCCTGGCGGAGGGAACTCCGTGTACTCAGTTTTCTTAGTTCTCGGTTTAGGCATCGGCGGCGTGTGAGGTCTGTGGTATTTCAATTCATTCGATTTGCCCGATTCTAGGCTACTCTCAGTACCGACACCTTCATCGTGGAAAAGTTCATTGTAGTCGGCATCTTTTTCGGCCGCATCGAGAAATTGCTGCGATAGTCTTTTGGCAGctaaatcattatttttcctATATtctgtggtttgattttgtaaataataaggCTCTTGCAGCGACCTTCTCTTCGTCTTGTGCTCAGTCGCAGCCGTCATACAAACGATCTGATCTTGCAAAATCTCGTCCATTTCGAACATACTGTAACGTTTTGACGGCGTGCTCGTTTTACGCGTTTTGTCCATCGACTTACGCAAAATGCTCTTAGGTAGAGGGGGTCGCGGCGGGGCGTGCTCGCCCTGCTTGGCGTACCGAGCCTGCTCGGCCGCCGAGAGCGATCGCTTGGGCACGGCGGGGTTGGTTCTGGGGCCCTCGTTGTTGCTTGCCTCCGAGCTGGTGGCGCTGTCGTAGCGGTAGACGAACAAGGGGTTGAAGTTGCCGTGCGGCGCGGGACTGGCCTGCGCGGAGGAGTCGGTGAGCATGGTGGAGGAGCCGCGGTAGCCGGACGAGGGCTGCGTGGCCGTGCTGGAGCTGGACGACACGGTGGTGTTGTGGCCCGCCAGGTTGTTGCAGTCGCAACTCATGGGCCTGCCCTTAGATCTGGGTGTCGCGTTACAGTATTTGTCACCGCATTTTGATCCACATTCTTTTTCTCTTACGTTTTGCATCAATTCGGGTAACTCTGATAACATTTGCTTGCATTCTGTGGGTAGCAAAAAGTTTAGTGAATCCCAATCTTTTATGTGCCCGAGCCCCTTCTTTTTTAGCATCTCCACGTCGTTGCAAGAAAATGGTCGTTTACCTTTAACGTTCAGTCTGTTCCTCTTGATTTCGCTTGATTTTGGCGATACGTTTACTTTTACAGGATTCAGGTATATATTTGGTCGGCCGTTCAGAAAACTGATATCGGGAAGCGTGTAGTTAGGGTACAGTATAAATACAGGTTTCTCACAGTCTCCTTCTTTAAGTTTCTCAAGAAACGAGGGTTCCACCACCTTGAATAGTTCACGTTCATGGGATATGGTCGACATTTGTAACGTAGACGTCTGCATACTCTTATCAATAGTGGTGGTCTCGAGATGAGTAGAAGTAGATTTGTTATCAAAAGGCTCTCTTTGCAATAATCGATTCATTTTTGTAATCTGAGTTCCATCCGACTCTGAGCAACTCGATATACTAACACTAGTGTTGGACGATTGGGAagaataagattttttattacttCTCAGTCTTGAGGGGCTATTCATCATATTTACGTTAGTCCTCTTTGAGTGGCGTTTATTTACTGTCGCATAAAGATTGGATTCGCTGTCGCTTAATTTAACGCCATCATTATCTTCCTCTTCGATTACTTCATCATAAACTCTATTATTGTACGGGTTGCTAGGTGGAATTTCATCGTAAATTGCTGAACCCTCTTCCGGTACATCACATGGCAATTCCATTTGAGAACGCACTGAAATTTTGGAGTCGTCTTTTGGCTCTCCCATGGAGTCTCCACTTTCACCACCAGAGCTAGACGGCCAGCATTCCGACCTGTCTATTTGATCCAATCCAACTACACCATCGTTgcttttttgtttcataaacaGTTTTACCAGGCTAAAGGCCTGCTTTGGTTGACTTTTGTCTGAAGATGACTGGTTTTCGGTAGAGGAGGTACTCATTGGTTCTGAATGCTGACTTCCGTGCGTCGAACGGTGCTGCGATACATCATATACTTTCATGCAGGTCGGAGTACCCATTAACCTTTGATTGGTGGTGAAAGAATCGACCTGCAAACAAGGGCATAACAAAGTGTTAATGAAAGGCAACAAGGTCAAACTTACGGAGCGGTAATAACAATCAAAGGGCAACTTAAATTTAAGGTAGGAACTATGATTACAGGTCGGGTGGATGTAGGTAATGTAGTTTTTTCTACTATTCTACTATAAATTAACTCCAGAGCTGCTTATTAtttgttgattttattttttgaggTAGCGTATTTGCTTTTTAAGGTAGGGTATTTTCCACAATGCCCTCCGTTCAGAACAACTCTTATTTAGTCTATTGTTATTAGTATATTTTCATACCGTTGAATTGCTGAGAGCAGCCGAGTTGATGGAACTGCTCATGATCTTTCTTCTGTAGAGGTTTGGCAGACTTTGGCTCTTGATAACCGAGTTGCTCATATCACTAGTTGCATCGGTCGCTTCATGGGAATCCTCATTGTTGTTCCCCGAAGGGTGCCTGTGTACAATATATGAGTGATTAGTTGAcaatcaattaaaataaaaacatttttagaaACATGTCAAACTTACCTCCTTAAAGGCGAATGGTTGGTCTGTTTCTTAAGCTTACTCCAAGTAGTTAATCCTAAGTCACTCCTAGCCATAGAAGTAGTTAGCTTATTGGTTAGTTTCTTACATCTTTCTAATAATTCTAAATTCCTGCGTGTTCTTTCATCTACCGTTGCATTATCTTCTTGCTTATCCAATTTGTCTGAAAATAGAACGAAGACAATTATGTACAAAgtgtatgtatatgtacacTTCGACACAATGAATCATATTAGACGTAATCACGACTAAGGTAAACAATTATGTCATTATCTGAAATTCCTCACTCTATGTAATGTATGATTGGATCGAACGATTCGTTTTTCCAAAAACCTAATTTTAATTGATACTAAAATTTAGAAACTTTGATTGAAACTTTACTTTGTTATACTtacacaagttttttttttactgttttgGGACTTCAACTGATATGTGTTCATTCCGGTAGtaaaattagaaatatttaacaaagtgtaacaaaataCGAGTACAATAGTACAATAAAACCAATCAGCGTGTTTTTCCTATAGTGCACATAAAATTTCCAGGAGTATTTTATCCTCATGCGcattaaatatgtgtacttTAGTTACTTATAGGGGTAAACTACCTTCGACACCTACATCGATACATGTAGGtggaaaaacaaaacaatttcgATGCAATATAACTAACCATGTTTTTGATTGACGGCAAACTCGTTACACTCGCTGTCTTCAGAGTAGACGGTAAGGCTGCCCTCGAAGGCGATGGTGTAGTTGTCCTTGTTGGCCTGGCACGTGAGGATGAGGTCCTGCTCCGCGGGCAGCGAGCAGTCCAGGCTGTCCACGCTGAAGTGCACGCCGTGCTCCTTCACCGGCGAGAACAGCAGCTCCGACTTGCAGATCGACATCGTGTTGATGGAACCGACGGACTCTTCGCCCTATACATACATCACGTGAGTACATGTACAATATTGGCAGACGATAAAATGACTTATgtttaagggctcatttagacggcgcgcgaattcGCACGcgattttcgttacattgcCGACCATTGAAGTTACATTAATTCAGTCGAACGATCTaataacgcaatgtaatgaaactcgcatgcgagttcccgcatcgtctaaatgagccctaatggTTGGAATATTCAGTGAACGAGCGATATCAGTGGTGCACTGTTACTGTGTACCTATTGTAGGCGTCGTTTGTACCCATTACTAGAATGGGcggatatattatattataaggatCACCGTTTACTCGCTGTCGTGTATGAAATATTAGGTACCCTCCTTTAGAAAGTTGAAGTGAACAATAGTActtaagtataataaaaaaataatttttaaagataGGAATGTTAGGTATGTTTAGATACCTAGGTATATCAAGCCATTTGgccattaattaatattttgttcCTTATTATACCATAATAATAACTAGGTATATTACATATAAAGAAAGAGGAGTGTTCTCGAAATGTTTCTCGGAAGATTTCAACACATGAACGGCTCTCGCTAGAACATAAACATTTACGCTGCACGGGTATTTTGGATGCGGATGCAACTCGAGACTAAAATAGGAAACAAGCAATCTGTAACTTTTACTTTACAACTGCTGTGATCAATCCATCTATTTGGGCTATCTAACATCTTTTGATTAAAGAATGAGGTAATTGAGACATATGTTACATCTAAGGATTAAAGATAATCTTGATAATACATTTATCTACTCCAAATTAAACGGATAtcgtaaaattaaaaatagtaatacctacatatatagaAAGTCATAAAGTAGCAATgattaaaacattttatttctaGGGAAATTAAGTGTCAGATAGTGCCGTGacgatgcatttttatttctgTTCTTGATTTTAACTAGAATGCTTGTATTTTACGTATAAAATAATCCTTTTCGGTTTCATAATTCATATGAAACGATGAATAGCATAAATCCTTTATTAATCGAATGTTCAAGAGTTCAGTTGCAGTAACTTTATGACAAACAACATGGCGACCGGCGAGCGCGCGTTATCATCAATTTAATTCCTTTTCCTGCTACAATGAGGTCACAAACCAAACAACCACTCATTTATATTATACATGGAGCAGTAGGTAACAAAAACGCACTATCAAATTAATTTGATTACACAGTCGAATTAGCTTTGTTGAGAATTTGGGGGTAATTTCATATTCTTAATGACATAATGATTAGTAATAGATgtgtaaataaacaaaaacattaatcaTATGTTATTAGTGGCATAGAGAGCGAGTAGGTATAAGAACAGATAACATTGTGGTGGGTGGGTGCGATATAAAAAGTGTTATTGCAGAGTTTTGACGAAAAATATGATATTTGCATAGGAGATGGTGATGGTTGCAAATCTATAATGACAAATAAGTAGCTAATTGGTAATTTAAACTGTTAACAAATATAGATAGGCCTAGATATTCCGctgttaaaaaaaagtgtatgtTTTAAGATGACTCACTGAGTAATATCCATCGTAGGATTCGTAATCATAACCGTCCGTCACACCCATTTTGAAATAAACGCCTATCGGCACTGTCCACGTGATCACAGTTCACTCTCAAATAAAAACCACTGCTTTAAGATTAAAACTAAACGTTTAAATATAATCAAAAAGTCACAAAGTCCAATGTTTATGTCACGCAAACATAACTGGCCACTGGGTCACTTGTTCCGGGGTCAAACTTGGGATTAGAAGAGTTCCAACGAGTTGGCTTCATCGTAAGGAAGTACAGAGTACAATCTGTCCGAGAGCCCTGGGCGCGACTGGGGCAGCGGGAATACACATTTTAATATTAGCCACCGCGTGCGCTTCTCAAACTTCAGAGAAATAAAATGACGATATCAACGTGTTATCAACGCCTGGCTACGAAcacaactgtaaaaatatagtatAGATTGCGGAGGGCGGTATGCATCATTAGCATCAGAATATTTGTTAGTCTAATTAGCGTATTTCGGTGTGCCTCGGTTTTTAAGTCTAACAGAATAGACGTTATTGTATACGAGTTTAAACTCAAGCCTAATTACGATATGCAAGTAACTAATATTACGCTATTTAGAATTCGATAACGATTGAGACCCTCAACAGTTTGAGTAGAACTGACTGATAGGATAGACTTCATTGGTAAACTCACACATGGCGGCAGTATGTGCACGACCACACAGAAGGACAATTAAATATAGCGCGCGCACACACACATCAGTATCGGTCGTATGAAGGGGAACCGGGGAGTAACGAGCTAACGAGTAGTTGAGATTGACGCAATTCAGCGTGGACGGTACACACACATGAACACTGGTCTTATTTTGTCGTTACTACTTGTACATCCCGTGGGACCAACGTACTGTGTTGTAAGAGTCAGGAAGACATTGTGGATGCTAGTCCAGTCCAGACTTTCGAATGGGCATGTGTGGGTGTCTCTTGTGACACCACTTACGGTTAATTGAGACCGTCGTTGCGTGACAAATTTTATCATTACTTTACTTTCCGTTACAGCAACTAAGGCTGGCGAActaaagtacagtcagccaagaaagtggtttaccattttcttggctgactatacatattttataagaaTGTATAGAAAGAATCCGAGAATACAAGTATTTGTCAAAACAACAGATATGGAAATTTCGAAATGCAAGTAGTCGGTAAACTGTACAGGGGTTCAGGGATAACAATGTCATATTTGTTCGTTATTGTTTTTATGTGCTTTGCTCGGAAAGCATAATTATAAagactcaaaaatgcgcgttttcctagaGATAAGACTCAGCTAGATctatcgatttttcgcccccgaaatctcccatataacaaatttcatcgaaatcgttagagcagtttccgagatccctgaaatatatatatgtacatataaatatacGACAATTgttcgtttaaaggtataagattagtaaccgcctgttgtttaacctcttctttctgtattatttgtattgttttctgtaatgaggtgtgcagtaaagagtatttgtattgtattgtattgtattagtaGTATGACATTAGGTACAAGTAACTGATATACGATGTGCCAGGTGCTCTGTTGGCATGGGCGAGCATCGAATCATCGCCGCATATCAATGCAATGATCGTATATAAGAcctattttaaactttaaaccACTTACAATAATGTTAAtgtccagagaggaaaatggtgactacgtttgtatggcaAGGCAGTTTCGGGGCGGTTGTGGCggtgttatattttttttatattaatcagTTTTGACTCTGacactgtaaaaaaaaattattacactAAAATTCATTAATTTTCTACACTAAAAGCTAATTTCTAATATCAGTCAGATATtgtagagcgctggtggcctagtggtaagagcgtgcgactttcaatccggaggtcgctgGTCCAAGCCCGGCTCGTAAGTAggcaccaatgagtttttcggaagttatgtacgaaatatcattttaatatttaccaggaaactggactaatctTAATAAGGCCTACTTTCCCCTCTGGGTATGGAAGGTCAGATCAAATGGAGATGGCagccgctttcgtaaaaaatagtgcctacgtcaattcttgggattagttgtcaagctgaccccaggctcccatgagcagtggcaaaatgccggtaTAACGCGAGGAGGAGCAGGAGGGTCAGATATTGCATATCGATATACATATTTCAATGAACAGCGACGCGTAAAATAAATTTGCTTCTTTTCTTACTCTCAGTATTAAAGCATCTGTACCAAAGTGGAATAGTACAGActagtaggtagataggtacctGATATGATGAACCTAGAAcgtcaaaaaaatattctaaatcGGACTACTGTCATACCTGCCGCAGGAGCAATTTAGGGGGTGATTTCTTATGGGAAGGTGACGCGCTATTAAGCTTCTCTAGCTAGCCTTTGTCGCCATTTCTTACTTagcttataaaacaaacgaaatagaacaaaaacaagttttttaagaaaatcttAAATTCGCtgcgtatttttagggttccgtacccaaaggctaaaacgggaccctctattactaagactccgctgtccgtccgtccgtccgtccatccatccgtctgtcaccaagctgtatctcacgaaccgtgatagctagacagttgaaattttcacagatgatgtatttctgttgccgctataacaacaaatactaaaaagtacggaactctcgtgggcgagtccgactcgcacttgtccggtttttttaagtATGGTATTTCAAGCAACACACCTAATTACAGGCTAGATATACCTTATGCTATTGTAAGTACAAATTTTCAGAGCAATCTAGCCAgtcattttaaaatgagagcgtaaccacagaataaataatagtactaggtacagaagactcactattGTTATGTGAATTGTGCCTCGTGCAAAGAGCATCATCATTAATACCTCTATCAAAGAAAATCACCGTGACAAAAAGAAAAGCTGAAAgttttatatgtacatatatgtagataTGTTTATATTGGATTAAACTTTTAAGGTTTACAGACCAAAATATTCTTGCAGTTCCTGAACTGAATCGTTATGTGTTTACACAACAGCGACATCTAATGAACTACTACTGAAACATTTTAATTGCCTACTGCTACATTGCTACGGCGCCGGACTAGGTGGCGCTGCTATGTTCAAAATACGTACAATGAGATTTTCTCGTggcaatattaaatttaatattgaatAGTTCAAGAAATACGTACTTTTACTCTATTAAttaactatacatatattatgactTGTTAACTAAACACTTAAATCTGCTAGTTCTACAGTCATAACCAAAACTTTAAATGGTGCACAACATGTAATAGAATGAAATGAGATGATTTAAGCACTGATGGAATAGAAACTAACATAGAACAAGAAACGATTAAAATGAGCCATCGAAGCAATGAGTGGCGAACCTGAAAACTACTGTCGCCACTGAGAGAGCTGTCGAACCGAAACTTTTCCATGAGAGAACTTGAGATGCTGGCGAACATCTCGCCTCGGGGGTTACTCTGCAATGCACCATGACATGATCAACCAtaagaattaaaatataactgaaaataaacataaatataaagGAATAAATAAGATGGgttcataaataataaaatataaaccgGCACCGATAGTGGTTAATAatggttaataaataaaatcgacTTCGACTCCGTTTTTTAACCATTTCTTGAATTTTCAAGGTTCTCGATTTAAAATAATTGACAAATGCAagatataaaaatacatttgcCTCATAATTGCTGATACTTTTTCGCAAGAAATATTTATATGACGACGCTGTAATAGCGTGTCATGTCCTTTTATGATGACTTCCTTTTTAGTCACACTGTGACACACGCAGGAGATTCATTAAAACCTCTTTAATGAAAACCCCAAGACTTCACAGTTACGACATTTCTCAAAGAGTCTCTTTACCGCTAATGACATTTTATGGCTTGAGATGACATTCGGACGGCAATTGCAGCTGTATTATGGTTGCAACATTAACTGTTGCGGCCTTGAAGCGGGCGCTGTATccgtcaatttccttgataaaatgagtgacggattGAACATTGTTATCGCGGCAGTAATTCACTATTTTTCAGAGTCTGTAcggaaagaa contains:
- the LOC134675244 gene encoding uncharacterized protein LOC134675244 isoform X2; its protein translation is MIGLVLCIFGKLCELARTTNSEVVKDTVNINYGNRPKMKRKRQRKRRRRRRKGPPPRLGLKAASPGVDEDCNSNTSLAGSQHSADDLDAHCDNSGYLWFLDYNPIFRDGSCHHTSVLSSVSASYKGISDLASRFEFTSRYNDIARDLDANLAEADMESFKTEDIHALLMTANLPHDTITDDRTHEGEESVGSINTMSICKSELLFSPVKEHGVHFSVDSLDCSLPAEQDLILTCQANKDNYTIAFEGSLTVYSEDSECNEFAVNQKHDKLDKQEDNATVDERTRRNLELLERCKKLTNKLTTSMARSDLGLTTWSKLKKQTNHSPLRRHPSGNNNEDSHEATDATSDMSNSVIKSQSLPNLYRRKIMSSSINSAALSNSTVDSFTTNQRLMGTPTCMKVYDVSQHRSTHGSQHSEPMSTSSTENQSSSDKSQPKQAFSLVKLFMKQKSNDGVVGLDQIDRSECWPSSSGGESGDSMGEPKDDSKISVRSQMELPCDVPEEGSAIYDEIPPSNPYNNRVYDEVIEEEDNDGVKLSDSESNLYATVNKRHSKRTNVNMMNSPSRLRSNKKSYSSQSSNTSVSISSCSESDGTQITKMNRLLQREPFDNKSTSTHLETTTIDKSMQTSTLQMSTISHERELFKVVEPSFLEKLKEGDCEKPVFILYPNYTLPDISFLNGRPNIYLNPVKVNVSPKSSEIKRNRLNVKGKRPFSCNDVEMLKKKGLGHIKDWDSLNFLLPTECKQMLSELPELMQNVREKECGSKCGDKYCNATPRSKGRPMSCDCNNLAGHNTTVSSSSSTATQPSSGYRGSSTMLTDSSAQASPAPHGNFNPLFVYRYDSATSSEASNNEGPRTNPAVPKRSLSAAEQARYAKQGEHAPPRPPLPKSILRKSMDKTRKTSTPSKRYSMFEMDEILQDQIVCMTAATEHKTKRRSLQEPYYLQNQTTEYRKNNDLAAKRLSQQFLDAAEKDADYNELFHDEGVGTESSLESGKSNELKYHRPHTPPMPKPRTKKTEYTEFPPPGALISSADLQQLEEFLKLSGFNCQNMDEWDQNQVQKVRNQVTKFLQMKRSQEENQRSTDSSGSSCNSKKSVSFAHKSEAKPETQTTQVKAMEELKVASLTTPPNSPNISAVISQRLYQGKNLAEIPICEEAEISPDEFSSPLHHDSRGKYDLIDLSQKRALVSNVTDAVEMLIQHFSSATDQAELAFLGDSKQSPACAKIALNALCPALYAVFRDGLKENIETSFGAVNNSVWQMVETTARQGPITKSLNELVLRINSEDAVTEGLVKFNAFILGLLNAQSVDAWVSYVRTRESVLSKAYNADSLLLAGVQSPRCRALLDSLQAALEPLRLLPFSLDLMFEMRELHRSFKKIESDMRAASRPTSINTPPLTLNQRNLLKLVRSMQSSGLSSDDCQTSVIMRHKEPKNKEPSTPDLLNDSANVKTAVEKNRPRSCVNPSPIGYDLCPNNSRIELENNRRWSGVQLGSKLMQAFDRLVFDDSDDYTDSLETNRPARPAAADSKLECSGEEWRPGSASSGQSAAASGHSGGKFRRLQLKWELLSNAESPSSPSGETSPAAARGSKIPRPVSSPVRPAAPAVPEPAKNAHRGIPVPVRKGASPTASAGARAAPARATSAKRPQPANRTFPEAVKKVVAKTKEKEAVICKPVARKPVPASRVDGAWASPAPRPASLPYGRAPPPAAPRRAASSSAARHHSTTTHQKHKYVRTLWHRLPSDSGHLAFNEGERLRLILEVDSQHLLCCRGDQKGLVPRDAVLLEDF